One genomic segment of Chitinophaga parva includes these proteins:
- a CDS encoding ribonucleoside-diphosphate reductase small subunit, with protein MQQEQEILLRENKDRFVILPINYPRVWEMYKKHEASFWTAEEIDLSGDMKDWNSLNDGERHFISHVLAFFAASDGIVNENLAVNFMSEVQIPEARCFYGFQIMMENIHSETYALLIDTYVKDPAEKNHLFHAIDTVPAVTKKAQWALRWIEGGNFAERLVAFAAVEGIFFSGSFCSIFWLKKRGLMPGLTFSNELISRDEGLHCEFACLLYSMLQNKLTEEQVHHIIGDAVAIEKEFITDALPVDLIGMNARLMAQYIEFVADRWLSELGYTKMFNVTNPFDFMEMISLQGKTNFFEKRVGDYQKSGVMGGQKDAQTFSLDEDF; from the coding sequence ATGCAGCAAGAGCAGGAAATACTATTGAGAGAGAATAAAGACCGCTTCGTTATTCTCCCGATCAACTATCCCCGGGTATGGGAAATGTATAAAAAACATGAAGCCAGTTTCTGGACAGCCGAAGAAATAGACCTGAGTGGCGACATGAAAGACTGGAACTCCCTGAACGACGGTGAGCGTCATTTTATCAGCCACGTACTGGCCTTCTTTGCCGCCAGTGATGGCATCGTGAATGAGAACCTGGCCGTAAACTTCATGAGCGAAGTACAGATCCCCGAAGCCCGCTGCTTTTATGGTTTCCAGATCATGATGGAGAATATCCACTCTGAAACATATGCCCTGCTGATCGACACATACGTAAAAGACCCGGCAGAAAAGAACCACCTCTTCCATGCCATTGACACGGTACCTGCCGTGACCAAGAAAGCCCAGTGGGCACTGCGCTGGATAGAAGGCGGCAACTTTGCAGAACGCCTGGTGGCCTTTGCAGCCGTAGAAGGTATTTTCTTCAGCGGCAGCTTCTGCTCCATTTTCTGGCTCAAGAAAAGAGGCCTGATGCCCGGCCTGACCTTCTCCAATGAACTGATCAGCCGCGATGAAGGCCTGCACTGCGAATTTGCGTGCCTGCTGTACTCCATGCTGCAAAATAAACTGACGGAAGAACAGGTACACCACATCATTGGCGATGCAGTAGCGATTGAAAAGGAATTTATCACGGACGCATTGCCGGTGGACCTCATCGGTATGAACGCCCGCCTAATGGCACAATACATCGAATTCGTTGCAGACCGCTGGCTGAGTGAACTGGGTTATACCAAAATGTTTAATGTTACCAACCCGTTTGATTTCATGGAAATGATCTCCCTGCAAGGCAAGACCAACTTCTTTGAAAAACGCGTGGGCGATTACCAGAAATCCGGCGTGATGGGTGGCCAGAAGGATGCGCAGACCTTTTCTTTGGATGAAGATTTTTAA
- a CDS encoding ribonucleoside-diphosphate reductase subunit alpha encodes MFVIKRDGRKEPVKFDKITARIEKLCYSLHTEYVDPIDVAKKVITGLYDGVTTSELDNLAAETAASLTTKHPDYALLASRLAVSNLHKETEKSFSKTMKKLYEYVDPKVNKPAPLLSDDVYEIIMKHKDVLDSSIIYDRDFAFDYFGFKTLERSYLLKLDGKIAERPQHMFMRVAVGIHKEDIEAAVNTYNLMSERWFTHATPTLFNSGTPKPQMSSCFLLTMQDDSIDGIYDTLKQTAKISQSAGGIGLSIHNIRATGSYISGTNGTSNGIIPMLRVFNDTARYVDQGGGKRKGAFAIYLEPWHADIFEFLDLRKNHGKEEMRARDLFFALWVSDLFMKRVEQNGKWSLFCPHEAPGLHECWGEAFEKLYEQYEKEGRARKTINAQDLWFAILDAQIETGNPYMLYKDAANGKSNQQNLGTIKSSNLCTEIIEYTDANEVAVCNLASLALPRYITEGKFDHQKLYDITYQVAINLNKIIDNNFYPVEEARRSNLRHRPIGLGVQGLADAFIQLRLPFESEGAKQLNKDIFETIYFAACSASKDLAAKDGHYESYPGSPASKGILQFDMWGVTPSSRWDWDGLKAEIKKVGLRNSLLLAPMPTASTSQILGNNECFEPYTSNIYTRRVLSGEFVVVNKHLLHDLVELGLWDNDMKNKIIAANGSIQHINEIPSNIKELYKTVWEIKQRTLIDMAADRGAYICQSQSLNLFVDTPTTAKLTSMHFHAWKKGLKTGMYYLRTQAATQAVQFTVEKQGGQQIQPVVTGAGTAPEEQFAEGAVCTMEEGCVTCSA; translated from the coding sequence ATGTTTGTAATAAAAAGAGACGGGCGTAAGGAGCCTGTTAAATTTGATAAGATCACTGCCCGCATTGAAAAGCTGTGCTACAGCCTCCATACTGAATACGTGGACCCGATCGATGTGGCAAAGAAAGTGATCACCGGCCTGTATGATGGCGTGACCACCTCTGAACTGGATAACCTGGCCGCAGAAACCGCTGCCTCCCTCACTACCAAACACCCGGACTATGCCCTGCTGGCCAGCCGCCTGGCGGTGAGCAACCTGCATAAAGAAACAGAAAAGTCGTTCTCCAAAACGATGAAAAAGCTCTACGAATACGTAGATCCGAAGGTGAACAAACCTGCGCCATTGCTGTCTGATGACGTATATGAGATCATCATGAAACACAAGGATGTACTGGATTCCAGCATCATTTATGACCGCGACTTTGCCTTCGATTACTTTGGCTTCAAAACACTGGAACGCTCTTACCTCCTGAAGCTGGATGGCAAGATCGCAGAGCGCCCCCAACACATGTTCATGCGCGTGGCCGTAGGCATTCACAAGGAAGATATTGAGGCAGCGGTGAACACCTATAACCTCATGAGCGAACGCTGGTTCACCCACGCTACGCCCACCCTGTTCAATAGCGGTACGCCCAAGCCGCAGATGTCCAGCTGCTTCCTGCTCACCATGCAGGACGATAGCATTGACGGTATTTATGATACGCTGAAACAAACCGCCAAGATCTCCCAGAGCGCCGGCGGCATTGGCCTCAGCATCCACAATATCCGCGCTACCGGTTCCTACATCAGCGGTACTAACGGGACTTCCAACGGCATCATTCCCATGCTGCGCGTATTTAATGACACCGCCCGTTATGTAGACCAGGGCGGCGGTAAGCGCAAAGGCGCCTTTGCCATTTACCTGGAACCCTGGCATGCAGACATCTTTGAATTCCTGGACCTGCGCAAGAACCACGGTAAAGAAGAAATGCGCGCCCGCGACCTGTTCTTTGCCCTCTGGGTGTCTGACCTGTTCATGAAGCGCGTGGAACAGAACGGCAAATGGAGCCTCTTCTGCCCCCACGAAGCACCCGGCCTGCACGAATGCTGGGGCGAAGCATTTGAAAAGCTGTATGAGCAATACGAAAAAGAAGGCCGTGCGCGCAAAACCATCAACGCACAGGACCTCTGGTTCGCGATCCTCGATGCGCAGATTGAAACCGGCAACCCCTACATGCTGTATAAAGACGCTGCCAATGGCAAGTCCAACCAGCAGAACCTGGGCACCATCAAGAGTTCTAACCTCTGCACGGAGATCATTGAATATACAGACGCCAACGAAGTAGCTGTGTGCAACCTCGCCTCCCTGGCCCTGCCCCGCTACATCACCGAAGGCAAATTTGACCACCAGAAATTATACGACATCACTTACCAGGTGGCTATCAACCTGAATAAGATCATCGATAATAACTTCTACCCCGTGGAAGAAGCCCGCAGAAGCAACCTGCGCCACCGCCCCATCGGGCTGGGTGTACAGGGCCTGGCGGATGCCTTCATCCAGCTGCGCCTGCCTTTTGAATCGGAAGGAGCCAAGCAGCTGAACAAGGACATCTTTGAAACCATTTACTTTGCAGCGTGCAGCGCATCCAAAGACCTCGCGGCAAAAGATGGCCACTATGAAAGCTATCCCGGTTCCCCCGCTTCCAAAGGCATCCTCCAGTTTGATATGTGGGGCGTAACGCCCTCCAGCCGCTGGGATTGGGATGGCCTGAAAGCAGAGATCAAGAAAGTAGGCCTGCGCAACTCCCTGTTGCTGGCGCCCATGCCCACCGCATCCACTTCCCAGATACTGGGCAACAACGAATGCTTTGAGCCGTACACTTCCAATATCTACACCCGCCGCGTACTGAGCGGTGAGTTTGTAGTGGTGAACAAGCACCTGCTGCACGACCTCGTGGAACTGGGCCTGTGGGACAATGACATGAAAAACAAGATCATCGCTGCCAATGGTTCTATCCAGCATATCAACGAGATCCCGTCTAACATCAAGGAGCTGTACAAAACCGTTTGGGAGATCAAACAACGTACCCTCATCGACATGGCGGCCGACCGTGGCGCTTACATCTGCCAGAGCCAGTCACTGAACCTCTTTGTAGATACACCCACTACCGCCAAGCTTACTTCCATGCACTTCCACGCCTGGAAGAAAGGCCTCAAAACCGGCATGTACTACCTGCGCACACAAGCTGCTACACAAGCCGTACAGTTTACCGTGGAAAAACAAGGCGGACAGCAGATCCAGCCCGTGGTTACCGGTGCAGGTACCGCGCCCGAAGAGCAGTTTGCAGAAGGCGCCGTGTGCACCATGGAAGAAGGCTGCGTAACCTGCAGCGCATGA
- a CDS encoding four helix bundle protein gives MNKYKNLVVWKNGVDLSLIIYKLTRTFPADERFGLTSQLRRCVVSIPSNIAEGAGRNSNAEFAHFLGIASGSTAELSTQLLIAEKLGYVTTAQFDFCERIITEIQNRLFKLQATLKN, from the coding sequence ATGAACAAGTATAAAAATCTGGTTGTTTGGAAAAACGGAGTGGATTTGTCATTAATTATATACAAGCTTACAAGGACATTTCCTGCGGATGAAAGATTCGGGCTCACTTCCCAATTGCGACGATGTGTGGTTTCCATTCCAAGCAACATTGCAGAAGGCGCGGGAAGAAATTCAAATGCTGAGTTCGCACATTTCCTTGGTATTGCAAGTGGTTCTACCGCAGAACTCAGCACACAATTACTAATTGCTGAAAAGCTGGGTTATGTAACGACCGCTCAATTTGATTTTTGTGAGAGAATAATCACGGAAATACAAAACCGGCTTTTCAAACTTCAGGCAACATTGAAAAATTAA
- a CDS encoding TonB-dependent receptor encodes MKPLLALCLLLIPISVGGQGRTAILDQQVTFDINAGHLEDMATQIRQQTQSTCYYIPEIFDTLSISLKGKMKIRDAFEKIFPKSSHIYVNADPNGNIYITHNQELSMTIGQKGNYTSKGRPRKAPAGKGKYPTAPPGEVAPATKSFVDFDENKLFTVGTVNNNLGYATIIGYVRHRNTGEGVGHASIYISDIPGAKAMADSYGYFTITLPKGRHTLMISCVGLSDARRQIDLRGNGQLNVLMHEFVTSLRTVTVGGGKTNNINSPSMSVNRMDIKTIRQIPALLGEVDVLRAVQTLPGVTAASEGTTGLNVRGGNVDQNLVLLDGATVYNPSHFFGFFSGFNSDLIKDAELYKASIPVRYGSRLSSVLEVLTREGNNQRFAGSGGIGPLSAHLTLEGPIGRKTTLLVGGRTTYADWTLKLLPDQYQDSHANFYDVNLKLSSELDEKNNIYVSLYNSGDRFKLNGDTLYRYGNINGVLKWRHLFNNKLYGNFSAGADNYQFAMSSTALKLNAFRYKFDVSQFHANADLVYTPNNQHRIEMGFSSLYYKLHPGSLEPLDSSLALEDKQDAEQALESALYISDQYTINDKWSVEAGLRYSMFNYLGPHVQYNYPPGLEKTEANLLDSTTYGTGKLIKTYHGPEPRVSLRYKLGDNSSLKVAYNRTRQYIHLLTNTTVVSPTDTWKLSDKYIQPQTADQVSLGLYKNLHDDMYEVSVEGYYKRLQHALTYKNGAVLLLNHHIETDVANAVGKAYGVEFLLKKSGKLNGWISYTYSRTLLRMDDPQVADKINGGQYYPADYDKPHVLNVIANYRFSHRAAVSLTSFYSTGRPITLPVARYYYQGSYRVYYEDRNQYRIPDYFRTDLSVNLEGNHKIKKLGTSSWTLGVYNLFARRNAYSVYFVSENGKTNGYKLSIFGTAIPFVTYNFKF; translated from the coding sequence ATGAAACCACTCCTCGCATTGTGCTTGTTGCTGATTCCAATAAGTGTGGGCGGGCAGGGAAGAACGGCTATATTGGACCAACAGGTCACATTTGACATTAATGCCGGCCACCTGGAAGACATGGCCACCCAGATCAGGCAGCAAACACAAAGCACTTGCTATTACATCCCCGAAATTTTTGACACCCTCAGCATAAGCCTGAAGGGTAAAATGAAAATACGCGATGCTTTTGAGAAGATCTTTCCAAAGTCGTCCCATATCTACGTGAACGCCGATCCCAATGGCAATATTTACATTACCCACAACCAGGAACTTAGCATGACCATTGGGCAAAAGGGCAACTATACCAGCAAAGGCCGTCCCCGTAAAGCCCCGGCAGGAAAAGGTAAATACCCCACTGCCCCACCCGGTGAAGTGGCACCCGCCACAAAATCGTTCGTAGACTTCGATGAAAATAAACTGTTTACCGTAGGTACCGTCAATAACAACCTGGGGTATGCCACTATTATCGGCTATGTACGCCACCGCAACACGGGTGAAGGCGTAGGACACGCCTCCATTTATATCTCGGACATACCCGGTGCCAAGGCCATGGCAGACAGCTACGGCTATTTTACCATCACCCTTCCCAAAGGCCGGCATACGCTGATGATCAGTTGTGTAGGCCTCAGCGATGCCCGCCGCCAGATAGACCTGCGGGGCAATGGGCAACTGAATGTGCTGATGCATGAATTTGTTACCAGCCTGCGCACCGTAACCGTGGGCGGAGGCAAAACCAACAATATCAACTCCCCTTCCATGAGTGTGAACCGCATGGACATTAAAACCATCCGGCAAATACCCGCCTTGCTGGGAGAAGTGGATGTGCTGCGTGCGGTACAAACCCTACCGGGCGTTACCGCTGCCAGTGAAGGCACTACCGGGCTCAATGTGCGGGGCGGCAATGTAGACCAGAACCTGGTGCTGCTGGATGGAGCCACCGTTTACAACCCGTCTCACTTCTTCGGCTTCTTCTCCGGATTCAATTCTGACCTGATAAAAGATGCCGAACTTTATAAAGCCAGCATACCGGTACGCTATGGCAGCCGCCTGTCTTCCGTGCTGGAAGTGCTGACCCGCGAGGGCAACAACCAGCGGTTTGCCGGCTCCGGCGGCATAGGACCGCTCAGCGCCCACCTTACGCTGGAGGGCCCCATTGGTCGCAAAACCACGTTGCTGGTGGGTGGCCGCACCACCTACGCTGACTGGACATTGAAGCTGCTGCCGGACCAGTACCAGGATAGCCACGCCAATTTCTACGACGTGAACCTGAAACTTTCCAGTGAACTGGATGAAAAGAATAACATCTATGTATCACTGTACAATAGCGGCGACAGGTTTAAGCTCAACGGAGATACACTGTACCGCTATGGCAATATTAACGGGGTGCTGAAATGGCGTCACCTGTTTAATAACAAGCTCTATGGCAACTTCAGTGCAGGAGCAGACAACTACCAGTTTGCCATGTCCAGCACGGCTTTGAAACTGAATGCATTCCGTTACAAATTCGATGTATCACAGTTCCACGCCAATGCAGACCTGGTATACACACCAAACAACCAGCACCGCATAGAAATGGGATTTTCTTCCCTCTATTACAAACTACACCCCGGTAGCCTGGAACCACTGGACAGCAGCCTGGCACTGGAAGATAAGCAGGATGCCGAACAGGCACTGGAAAGCGCCCTGTACATCAGCGACCAATACACGATCAACGATAAATGGTCCGTAGAAGCCGGCCTGCGCTACTCCATGTTCAACTACCTGGGACCGCATGTGCAATACAACTACCCGCCCGGCCTGGAAAAAACGGAAGCTAACCTCCTTGACTCCACCACATATGGCACCGGTAAGCTGATCAAAACCTACCATGGCCCCGAGCCCCGCGTATCCCTCCGCTACAAACTGGGCGATAACAGCTCCTTAAAAGTTGCTTACAACCGTACCCGCCAGTATATACACCTGCTCACCAATACCACGGTGGTATCGCCCACAGATACCTGGAAGCTGAGTGATAAATACATACAGCCCCAAACAGCCGACCAGGTGTCATTAGGTCTGTACAAAAACCTCCACGATGATATGTACGAGGTATCTGTGGAAGGCTACTACAAGCGGTTACAGCACGCCCTGACCTATAAGAACGGCGCCGTGTTGCTGCTCAATCATCACATTGAAACAGATGTGGCCAATGCCGTGGGGAAGGCCTATGGTGTGGAGTTCCTGCTGAAAAAGAGTGGTAAACTAAATGGATGGATCAGCTATACTTATTCCCGCACCCTGCTGCGCATGGACGATCCGCAGGTGGCAGACAAGATCAATGGAGGCCAGTACTACCCGGCAGACTATGACAAGCCGCATGTACTGAATGTGATTGCCAACTACCGGTTCTCCCACCGCGCGGCCGTATCGCTGACTTCATTTTACAGCACGGGCCGGCCTATTACCTTACCGGTAGCGCGCTATTACTACCAGGGCTCTTACCGTGTTTATTATGAAGACCGCAACCAGTACCGCATCCCGGATTATTTCAGGACGGACCTCTCTGTAAACCTGGAAGGCAATCATAAGATCAAAAAACTGGGCACCAGCTCCTGGACACTGGGTGTGTACAACCTGTTTGCCCGCAGGAATGCATATTCCGTATACTTTGTTTCGGAAAATGGCAAGACAAACGGGTATAAGCTATCCATCTTTGGGACCGCCATTCCCTTTGTGACTTATAATTTCAAATTCTAA
- a CDS encoding DUF4249 domain-containing protein: MRFRLFGLALFFALGCKDPYTPKVISGNRNYLVVDGFINADAGSTTRIRLTRTTNVNDTASVAAEHGASVSVSQDGNTYVLTETGDSGYYETSAIQLVAGNCQLHIQTADQQEYQSDNIPVLTTPPIDTVYYARKADDGVQIYLDTHDHSNTIKNFRWDYDETWEYHPPYESSILYDWSKRILSMRSKTNRDSLYNCYETGYSSNILIYSTQALSESQVSLYPIAYIPSGSIKLSDIYSIHIKEYAISDAAYDYFNALKKATQDIGNVFGPLPTQLKGNIHAVNNTNAVVIGYMTASTVTDKRLFIYHSNLTSWKYSFDYDTKYVSNYMGFPGYDTPLDEQSVYFMTTRSPCPDLSTPQPCSDLYSACCARAIPVLNGPKGLQYCYDTICVDCIFWGKGGRKKPDYWPN; the protein is encoded by the coding sequence ATGCGTTTCCGTCTCTTCGGGTTGGCCCTGTTTTTTGCGTTGGGCTGCAAAGACCCTTACACGCCAAAGGTGATCAGCGGCAACAGGAATTACCTGGTGGTAGATGGATTTATTAATGCAGATGCCGGTTCCACCACCCGCATCCGCCTTACCCGCACCACCAACGTGAATGATACTGCTTCTGTAGCCGCAGAACATGGGGCCAGTGTAAGCGTGAGCCAGGATGGCAACACCTATGTACTCACAGAAACCGGCGACAGCGGATATTATGAAACCTCCGCTATACAACTTGTTGCCGGCAATTGCCAGCTGCATATACAAACGGCTGACCAGCAGGAGTACCAGTCGGACAACATACCGGTGCTGACCACCCCACCGATAGACACCGTTTACTACGCGCGCAAAGCAGACGATGGCGTACAGATCTACCTGGATACCCATGATCATTCCAATACGATAAAGAATTTCCGCTGGGACTATGATGAAACCTGGGAATACCATCCTCCTTACGAAAGCAGCATTTTATACGACTGGTCCAAGCGCATACTAAGCATGCGCAGCAAGACAAACAGGGACAGCCTTTACAATTGTTATGAAACAGGCTATTCGTCAAACATACTGATATACTCCACCCAGGCCCTGTCTGAAAGCCAGGTAAGCTTATATCCCATTGCCTACATACCCTCGGGCTCAATAAAGCTGAGCGACATCTACTCCATTCACATAAAAGAATATGCCATCAGCGATGCCGCCTATGATTACTTCAACGCATTGAAGAAGGCTACACAGGACATAGGCAATGTTTTTGGCCCGTTGCCCACCCAGCTCAAAGGCAATATCCACGCAGTGAACAATACAAATGCGGTAGTGATTGGATACATGACAGCATCTACGGTAACGGACAAACGGCTGTTCATTTACCACAGTAACCTCACTTCCTGGAAATATTCGTTTGATTACGATACTAAATATGTCAGCAATTACATGGGCTTCCCCGGATATGATACACCGCTGGATGAACAATCGGTCTATTTCATGACCACCCGGTCGCCTTGTCCGGACCTCTCAACGCCCCAGCCCTGCTCCGATCTTTACAGCGCTTGCTGCGCCAGGGCCATCCCGGTATTGAATGGCCCGAAAGGCCTGCAATACTGTTACGATACCATCTGTGTAGACTGCATCTTCTGGGGCAAAGGAGGGCGCAAGAAGCCGGATTATTGGCCTAACTAA
- a CDS encoding AsmA family protein, translating into MLKKILKIVLIVFVVLIAAAIAIPFFFKDKILAKVKSELNDNLNAQVDFKDIDISLFRHFPRLAVGLEDLQVINKAPFAGDTLLSVKKIDVALDLMSVIKGNKMEIYNVSLETPRIHAIIDSTGRANWDITKPDTAATQSTDTSKSNFAMNLQRYSISNAYISYDDHQGHMSLIIDGLDHSGKGDFTQDKFTLATSTTAKAVTFYYGLIPYLDAVKASLDADIQVDNTTSTYTIPQSKMHLNNLEVDAAGNFKMLPASAYGMDLTFKSASTQFKDLLSLIPAIYAKDFDKIKTGGTATFDGFVKGTYSEKEMPAFGLNIGVQNGFFQYPDLPKPVQNIQLALKIASPDGVPDHTVIDLSKAHLEMDGTPLDLHLQVATPVSDMYVDGGAKGKLDLSKLSQFVKLEGGTQLNGLLDADMSAKGHLSAIERKAYDQFYAAGSLGIHNMLYKSKDYPDGVKLNALELTFNPKNVSVPTVDAEYLGSHFTGNGEINNLLAYMFKNQALNGAFSVNADKINLDKFMASTGTTPATTSKPADTANAVPFAVPANLDLTLKASAGNVHYDKLDMNNVSGTLLVKDETVTLQDVKSNALQGTLGMSGSYSTKASKINPDMHFNYDVEKVDIRETFNAFNTVQKLMPLGQFLTGKITSQMSVDGKLGKDMMPVLNSLNGNGSLLLIEGVLQKFAPLDQVAATLNVAQLKDISLRDIKTYFSFKDGRVVVNPFNIVTNGIRMQVAGSHGLDQSMDYNMQLALPRTMLGTQGNALVDNLVSQANNKGIPVKLSDSVHLNIAMGGSMLKPAIKTDLKETTNNIKSQATALVQAKVDSAKATIKDSVNAVKNQAVAAAKDQLTKQLLGNKDSSKPASVQDAGKQAGQTLKNTLGGLLKKKGN; encoded by the coding sequence ATGTTAAAGAAGATTCTCAAGATCGTACTGATCGTATTCGTTGTACTCATTGCAGCCGCCATCGCCATCCCCTTTTTCTTTAAGGATAAGATCCTGGCCAAGGTGAAATCTGAACTGAATGATAACCTGAACGCACAGGTGGATTTCAAGGACATAGACATTTCCCTGTTCCGCCATTTCCCCCGCCTGGCCGTGGGCCTGGAGGACCTGCAGGTGATCAACAAAGCGCCTTTTGCCGGCGATACCCTGCTGTCTGTAAAAAAAATAGACGTGGCGCTGGACCTGATGAGCGTCATCAAAGGCAACAAAATGGAGATCTACAATGTGAGCCTGGAAACGCCCCGTATCCACGCCATCATTGATAGCACGGGCAGGGCGAACTGGGACATCACCAAACCCGATACTGCCGCCACGCAAAGCACGGACACCAGCAAGAGCAATTTTGCCATGAACCTGCAGCGCTACAGTATCTCCAATGCCTACATCAGCTACGATGACCACCAGGGGCACATGTCCCTCATCATTGATGGACTGGACCACAGTGGTAAAGGAGATTTTACCCAGGACAAATTTACCCTGGCTACCAGCACTACGGCAAAGGCAGTGACCTTCTATTATGGCCTCATCCCCTACCTGGATGCTGTGAAAGCCTCCCTGGATGCGGATATCCAGGTAGATAACACGACCAGCACCTACACCATTCCGCAGAGCAAAATGCACCTGAACAACCTGGAAGTGGATGCTGCCGGCAATTTTAAGATGCTGCCCGCCAGCGCCTACGGCATGGACCTCACGTTCAAGAGCGCCTCTACCCAGTTCAAAGACCTGCTTTCCCTCATCCCCGCCATTTATGCCAAGGATTTTGATAAGATCAAGACGGGTGGTACCGCTACCTTCGATGGCTTTGTAAAAGGTACCTATTCAGAAAAAGAAATGCCTGCCTTTGGGCTCAATATAGGGGTGCAGAATGGTTTCTTCCAATACCCCGACCTGCCCAAACCCGTGCAGAACATCCAGCTGGCACTGAAAATAGCCAGTCCCGATGGCGTGCCGGACCACACGGTGATAGACCTCTCCAAAGCCCACCTGGAAATGGACGGTACCCCGCTGGACCTCCACCTGCAGGTAGCCACCCCGGTGTCTGACATGTATGTGGATGGAGGCGCCAAAGGGAAGCTGGACCTCAGCAAGTTATCGCAATTTGTGAAGCTGGAAGGGGGTACCCAATTGAATGGCCTGCTGGACGCAGATATGAGTGCCAAGGGCCACCTGTCTGCTATTGAAAGAAAGGCATACGACCAGTTCTATGCTGCCGGTAGCCTGGGCATTCACAACATGCTGTACAAAAGCAAAGATTATCCCGATGGTGTAAAACTGAATGCACTGGAGCTGACGTTCAATCCCAAAAATGTAAGCGTGCCCACCGTGGATGCCGAATACCTGGGCAGCCACTTTACCGGCAACGGGGAGATCAATAACCTGCTGGCCTATATGTTTAAAAACCAGGCGCTCAACGGGGCCTTCAGCGTAAATGCAGACAAGATCAACCTGGACAAATTCATGGCCAGCACCGGCACCACGCCGGCCACCACCAGCAAGCCTGCCGATACCGCGAACGCAGTGCCTTTTGCCGTGCCCGCCAATCTGGACCTGACCCTCAAAGCCAGCGCCGGCAACGTGCATTACGACAAGCTGGATATGAACAATGTGAGCGGAACCTTGCTGGTAAAAGATGAAACCGTGACCCTGCAGGATGTGAAAAGCAATGCCCTCCAAGGCACACTGGGCATGAGCGGCAGCTACAGCACAAAAGCAAGTAAGATAAACCCGGATATGCACTTCAACTATGATGTGGAAAAAGTGGATATCCGCGAGACCTTCAATGCATTTAATACTGTACAGAAACTGATGCCCCTGGGTCAGTTCCTTACCGGTAAGATCACCTCGCAAATGAGTGTGGATGGTAAGCTGGGCAAGGATATGATGCCGGTGCTTAACAGTTTGAACGGCAATGGCAGCCTGTTGCTGATAGAAGGCGTGCTGCAAAAATTTGCCCCGCTGGACCAGGTAGCTGCTACGCTGAATGTGGCCCAGTTGAAAGACATTTCCCTGCGCGACATCAAGACCTATTTTTCCTTCAAGGATGGCCGCGTAGTGGTAAATCCGTTTAACATTGTAACCAATGGCATCCGCATGCAGGTGGCGGGCTCCCACGGCCTGGACCAGAGCATGGATTACAATATGCAGCTGGCCCTGCCCCGCACCATGCTGGGCACGCAGGGCAATGCGCTGGTGGATAACCTGGTGTCCCAGGCCAATAACAAGGGCATCCCGGTAAAACTGAGCGACAGCGTGCACCTTAACATTGCCATGGGCGGCAGCATGCTGAAACCCGCCATCAAAACAGACCTGAAGGAGACGACCAATAACATTAAATCCCAGGCCACGGCATTGGTCCAGGCTAAGGTGGACAGTGCAAAAGCTACGATCAAGGATTCTGTGAATGCCGTGAAGAACCAGGCCGTAGCCGCTGCCAAAGACCAGCTGACCAAACAGCTGCTGGGCAACAAAGACAGCAGCAAGCCTGCCAGCGTGCAGGACGCAGGTAAACAAGCTGGGCAAACACTGAAAAATACATTGGGTGGCCTGCTGAAAAAGAAAGGCAACTAG
- a CDS encoding TrmH family RNA methyltransferase yields the protein MTPERRERLLTVLRQRQAGLTVVMENVEDPHNIAAVMRTADSVGIQDIFICNTRIARHKNWGFKSSSSARKWVTVHQYTDLNECVAELRKRYERIYTTHLSSDAKSMYDLDFTSSMALVFGSERDGVSEGMRAYADGNFVIPQMGMIRSLNISVACAVTLYEGLRQRTAAGMYSRQSLPQAQFDGLLEQWGFQEEEE from the coding sequence ATGACACCAGAAAGAAGGGAAAGGCTGCTCACGGTTTTGCGCCAGCGCCAGGCCGGGCTTACCGTAGTGATGGAAAACGTTGAAGACCCGCATAATATTGCGGCGGTAATGCGCACGGCAGATTCCGTGGGCATCCAGGATATTTTTATTTGCAATACGCGCATCGCCCGCCACAAGAACTGGGGCTTTAAGAGCTCGTCCAGCGCCCGGAAATGGGTGACAGTACATCAATATACGGACCTGAACGAATGTGTGGCGGAGCTGCGCAAACGGTACGAAAGGATCTATACCACGCATCTTTCTTCCGATGCTAAAAGTATGTACGACCTGGACTTTACCAGCAGCATGGCGCTGGTATTTGGCTCTGAGCGCGATGGCGTGAGCGAGGGCATGCGGGCCTACGCGGATGGTAATTTTGTGATCCCGCAGATGGGCATGATCCGCTCCCTCAATATTTCCGTGGCGTGCGCGGTAACGCTGTATGAGGGGCTGCGCCAGCGCACGGCGGCCGGCATGTACAGCCGGCAAAGCCTGCCCCAGGCACAGTTTGACGGCCTGCTGGAACAGTGGGGCTTCCAGGAAGAAGAGGAATAA